In one window of Dermochelys coriacea isolate rDerCor1 chromosome 3, rDerCor1.pri.v4, whole genome shotgun sequence DNA:
- the MRPL33 gene encoding 39S ribosomal protein L33, mitochondrial codes for MFLTVAALAKSKSKYILVRMVSAAGTGYCFNIKRARLQEKLVLLKYDPIVNQRVLFTEKRKIRSI; via the exons ATGTTCCTGACGGTGGCCGCCT TGGCCAAGAGCAAATCCAA GTACATCCTTGTGAGGATGGTGAGTGCAGCAGGGACGGGCTACTGTTTCAACATCAAGAGAGCCCGACTACAGGAGAAATTGGTCCTGCTGAAATATGATCCCATTG TGAACCAACGTGTTCTCTtcacagagaagagaaaaatacgTTCCATCTGA